Below is a genomic region from Trichoderma asperellum chromosome 2, complete sequence.
CGATATCTTTTACGAAACATGATGTGCCGGCTAATGGTCCGCGGGACGTCGAGGTCAATCTGCACATCATCCGGCGAGCTTTGTTCCAGCAGGTGGTGAAATGAGGAGGTGATGTCCTCTTCAGACGCATAGCTCTCGTGTTCCACGGCGGAACTTGCAAGAAAAGACCACCAGGCGGCAGCACGCCAGCGATCGGGAATTCCTTTCCACGTTCGCTCAATAAGCTTAGGGTTCTTCTTATCAAACTCAAACTCCATGCCTTCGCCTTGGCCGCCCTTTCGGACAACCCTGGCCATCTTGCGCCACTTCTCTGATCTCTCCCACTCTTTGCGCTTCAGCGTTTCTGATATCCTCTCTATCTGAGCTTCTTCCGCAGCGTCCTGGAGACTGGGTGGCAGTGTCAGCATGTCGCCCGCCTCATCCAGCCATCGCCGGTCTCGATTATGAGGCAATAGGTTGCTAGCCTGTCGGATAACCGATCGCGAAGAGCGCTTCGATGCTGTAGACATTTCCGAGTTTTGCGTATTGAGTGACCTCGCTGACATCTTCCTGCTTGGGCCCAAGGGTGACAGGCCCGTCAATTCTCTCTTCTGTAGCCTCCGCCTCGGCGAAAACTGGGCAGATTTCATTTCCGTCGGCGTACCAAGCCGTGATCGAGGTCGAGGAGCGGAGATGAAGCCATATCGATCCACGCTTGCGCCGTCGATATCTTCCCAGTCTTCCAAGCCGCCTGCGAGCTCTGTATCCCGTCTGTAATCATAGTGAACCGAAGAGCTTGCAGATCTTACGGATCTTGGAGTCCCCCACACAGGAATGGGAGGCGGTAGAATGCTATTAAATGGGCGCAATGTTAGCAAGAAAGATGCTCCGAGCACGAGGGGAAAAAGCAGGCGCCTTGGAAACGCACGACGCCAGGAATCGTCAAGGGAAACCATACGAGTCATTcccatcttcctctgctGGGAGCTCTGGGGTAGGCTCCAAGGGTTCGCAGTACGAGTGCCTTGCGCCATCCTCCCAATTGATGGCATCGCCGACTCCATAGAGCGATCTCACCTTTTGGGACTCCTTCTCGATATCGGACGTTAACACACGAATGTCGGGCGGTGGTAAGGGAGCGCGCAGCGCAGGATTGGATGCGTTGGCGCTGGTGTAGGAATCGAGGCGGTCGATgccggcgctggcgctgccagATCGTGCATGGGTGGGCGTCGAAGGCGCAGAAGGAAAGGCATCGCCTCTTCCGGCGTCACTGGCCCCGTCGAGGCCTAGTGGTCCTGCGCGTCGCCCCCCGAACATGATGCTCCCGCGGTTCGAAAATGACAGTGTGGCCATAAAATCATCCTCGAGAAGGCTGTCCGTCGGGATGGAGACGCCCAGAGGAGCGAAGCGGACGTCTTCGTGGGCCGGAGAAGCAGCTTTTGGCAGTGATGTTTGTGCTTGCGCTCGAACTCGAGCTCGCAGTGCGAGAGACGACGTTTCTGCATTGCCGGGCGAGGACCGTTGTGGCTGCTTATGAGTGGATGCTGGGGGCGGCTGCGAGCCCCGCATCAGGGGCTGCATTGGCGGCGCGTTTGCGGTAGGCGATCCCTCGTCCACTACCAGGCCTAATTTCCCCTTTGGCGGCGCGGATGAGCAGACGCTAAGACGCTGCAGGAAGCTCTGTCGCTTAGGtgaggctggcgatggcaacGGAGAGGGTGTTGACGGTGGTTGAGGAACGCTCGCAGTATTAAGCTTTTTCAGGGAAGGGAATGGGGCAGACGCGGCTGGCCTAGTAAAGACTGTCTCACTTCTTGAACTCTGCCAACCACCCGGCACTGGGCCGACCACTGTTCCGTGCTGAGACTGTGGGACAGGCTGCGGTGGCACAGCGTCTGAATCGACAAGAGTATCGATGTTGGTTGATGGAGGTGGAGAGTGGTTGGCGCTAGAAGAGGTATTGTCGGCctttgccgtcttctcttgttccctttcttcttcctcttcctcgcaaTCTTCTTCATAAATGGTGGTTGCCGAGGTCGGCGTGGGCGCGTGACCCGAGTCTCGCTTCCAACTCTCGTGATTGAGTTTTGCCTGCCGTATCGGCGTTCTTAGTGCCGGATGCTCCTCGGTGGGCGGTGCGACGACCGGTAAAGAAAGCGCTGGAGGTGCAACGACCACGAGGCTGGACGAGTAGAGAGACGGATTCTCATACAccgaaggagagggagacgACGCCGATGACCGTATGGATAGCGTGCGGATGGTGCTGCGTGACGGGTTTCTAGGCGGCAACGGGATGGGAGGCTCTGCCTGGATTGTCTTCTCGTAACGAACGCCGATGAGATTGGTGTCGGCAGACCGCCGTGATCTCGAGGCACTTCTTGGGCGGATCGATGTAAGGGCCATGGCTCCTTCTGGGTGTGACGGGAGGGCTGAACGGCCGCCAGATCCTTCTGAGCGAGATGGATATGGATTGCGGATGGTGCTGGCTTCAATGTCCTTTGTGCCTTTGGCGCTGTCCAAGTGGAAGCTTCGAGTCCAGCGTTTGAGCAGCTTGGAGAGGCGTGAGACGGCCAGTTTGAAAGGTTATCGTGGGTTGCGAGGGCCACTTGATAAGTGCCCTTTGGAGGTTGAAAGTGCAAATGATGGCCAAGGTGGAATCGGCAATTCAGGCCTTGGCTTGGTCCTTCCCTCGGAATCTGCGTTGGGCGCTCGCTCGCCGAGGCGATTAAGATATGAAGCGAGGAGAGGCGAGAATCTCGCAGGCAAACCAGTTAAGTCAAGGCACAAAGATACCTGAGGTGGTAGGTAGGCTAAAGTGTTGGAGACGAAGTTCCGTAGGTagaataaagtaataaatgaATGATGCCTAAGGAAGGAGGGAGGACAAAGAGCGAGGTGAACAgccgagagaagagagtgggAGTGAGTGAATGAACGAGCCCAGTACGAGAGaacgagagaaaagagcggAAAGCTATAAAtgagggaaaggaaaggcaACAGGCTCAAGCGTTGACGTGGCACTCGTTGAAATCATAAAGTCGTAACAGCGTAAAAGGAAGTCTGCAGGCCCCTGGCGGTGCAATGCACAATCACGGCGGGTAGGCGGGATGCAGCTTCTCAGCTCCTAATATGGCGTGCAGAGTCGGTGTAAGAGAGAGCCTTGACAGTAACTCTCAGGCCCTGGTGCGACTCTCTGCAGCACCAAACATGCACGAGACGCCTGAGCGAGTTTGATGGAGACCGGCGagcaaaaggggggaggtGCTGGAGAGTTATATGAAGATCTGGAGATTCGAGATCTGGGGCTGACAAGTGAATGGCTTGGGAGATGCGGGACGCTGGGGGTGGCGGCTTCTTCCTGTCTGGAGAAGCGCCTCCAGGCAAGTAAgtaaatagcagtagtaataCGCAGTAGTATATCCCTTGCAGACAAAAGCAAAATGGAGCTGAGACATGAGTCTTGGAGCGAGCGGCGAATCAGCATGCAAGTGCAAAAGAAGGTATATGAGCTGAAAACtaatgaaagagaaaaggaaagaagaacgaAAGCTCCAAGGCGAGgctctcccttctttttctatgcTCGAGCTGTCGGGCCGCGGACAAGGAGCAGCACGAGTTTGCACCTGTGCCTGCATATGGCGATGGTCCCTTGCAGGCCAGAGATGCCCAGAGAGCTTGTCGACGGGAGTGGGAGAGTGGCTCAAGGCGCCATGTGCCACGCATGTGCCGCAATGTTCGTTCAGCGCTCATCCCgttcttctctgctgctgtccaTGCACAGTATTAGGATTTTGCACTACGGCCTTGGCGAAGCCTAACGCCATGTTGCCTGCAGGTCCATGCAGCTCGGATGTACATTGACGCCGCATCAGACGTGCTCGCCAAGATAAGCTGGATACTGTGCCTCACCGAGTTGCACAAGAGTAGAGAAACGAAGTAGAGATGGAAAAAACCAAAAGAGACCTGCCGAGTTCTGCGGTGCGTGGTTCCGGCGCGCCGTGAGCAAGCCATTGGCGTGAGGTAGTCCAATCGGGGATCCGCGGCAGAGAACGCTAAGATGCGGCTAGAGAGGCCCGACGATGAGTGGCGGGACAGGGGGTCTAGTGCGTGCCtgggagctttttttttttttttttttttttttttttcttttttttgtctttttcacTCGAGCTTTTCAGCCATCGGGCAACAGCTAGCGACGGCACCTAATTACGAGGTGATGTgcgctgaagctgctgctggccgggGTGCTGTAACCGCCACGGCCGCTAGCGGGCGCCAACCACCTACCAGACTGCTGGGAAGCCGGCGTGGCTCATTAGCGTCCAAGTGCAATAAATGAATGCATCCATATGTCTTTCAGGCCTCAAGCTGGCCTGCGCCTGAAGGATTTGACGCATCTGCCACGCAAATGCAGCGCCCACCGCCTCTTCGGCTGCCCGCCGCTCCAAGGCAGCTTGGCGAGAGCAAAGACCAAGCAAACGGCGCAGATTTGGGGGCGTCGTGCGGGAGAGGATGGACGGACACGCCAAATGACAGGACGCACCTGTCCCATCGAGTGTTACCAAAGCACAGTGTCGTACTGGTCTCTATCGGGCACCCATCTGAGCGAGGTACTAGAATAGTAATGGATAGCAATGGCCTCGGCAGCTGGTGCTCAAGATAAGCGGAAGAACAAGGATGGCGAAGAGAGGTCCTGCCAGTAAACTGCCGGCCGCGGATAAGATGCATCGAGATAGCCTCGTATATGCACCCCTCCTCCTTCAACGGCCGCAGCGAAAGACGGATGAATGGATGCGTGGGCAAACCAAACGGGGTGCCTTTGTTcctggaaagaaagagactgAGAGAAGACGCCACATGCACACACGCTTTTTGAACAGAAACGGGTTTCACTCCGACGGATCCCCCCGCGGATGCAGGAACATACATGCGATCACACACActtgcatcgcatcgcatcgcatcgcttCGCAGTGCGTAAAATGAGGCCCCTCCCTCGTCTCTTGTTCAGCTCTTGCAGCTATTCGACACCTCGCCTAGTATCTTTTCGGCccatactttttttttcctcctcgcaTTCATTCGCCACCGGGATGAGGGGTGAGGAGTATGAAGTGAAGTCCAAGATGCCAGGTACCCGTACGACGTATTCCTACACTAATAGCCCATCTACACTAACATGAAGCGAGagggaaataaaaaacaaagaggccGTCGTCTCATGCAAGGGTTGTCACTTCTCACAACCACCTCTGCCAATTCGGATCTCAACATATGCAAGGTACCCGGACATTGGGGGTTGTCAGCAGCAGACAAGTCACGCTTGGAAGCGCTGCGGCCGGTTGCTGTAAACCATTAAAGCTTTCCATTACAAAGTATATCCGCATCCGCCTCGCCCGACTGGTTTGCCATCCTCCCCCCGGGTCAAACTatgtatataatagtatGGTTTTTGTTCCAGGATATTTGGCCATCTCGGCCTAATCAGTCTCTAGATAGACTATACGCTTGTTGCTCTAGTCGGGCCAGCCCGGCACCGTGCCGGTAGAGCAAACGCTGGACAGCGGAACAGCACGCAAtacccgctgctgctgtagtaCTACTATCCCCAAGCCAGTCAGACGGCAATGCAAGGGAGACGTTGAGAGGGGCCCAGTTCGGCAATCGTCATGCCGTCCCAtccctccctcttttttttccaattgaGTTTGCGTCGTATATTTGCTCGTTCTTGTCCTTTGGTGTGTGCGGGTGGGCAGGCTACAAGTACCGTAGCACTCTGGGATGATGGCATTGAGAGAGTGCATTATTCTCCGTTTGCCCTCGGCGGTACTACGACTCCGTCCTACCCGTCAGCCATTGACGGATTTTGTGGTTCTTCTTCACTGTTGTTCTTCCAAAAAGGGCACACTCACATTGTGTGCGGTGGAAATATCCAGCTCTCGGGGGAGGAGACAAAGCATTGACGTCTTCAACGAAGCTTTCCGAGCTCGAGCCCCATTGCAGCCCACGGACTTGGTGCTAATACCTTGGCACAATGCCCTACCTTACGAGGATCAAGAGTCTAATAGGCGGCTAATACGGCCAAATGAAAAGCCACATGCGTATATGAGATGAGCGGACAGGCGATACTAGCACTTAGAGCAGCCCTTGTGCCTGGCGCTACATCCTTGATGTCCCCAGAACGCAAGCCGCCTTTTCGCCAATCGATgacattaaaaaaagcaaactgCTTCCCTTGCACTATTCCTCCTCCTACTCGCTAATTCTCCCTCGCACATCTGGAATTCAGCCCAATGCCAccccaaaaaaaagcaaCCACTTACTGTACCTCACCAGGGCCAATCCCAGcagaggggagaaaaaaaaaaaaaaggttcacTCTTATCGTGTTAGAAAAATCAGCCCATGTCAATGacacatcacatcacatccAAATCGATAGCgtcgaaaagaaaaggcaaaaattCGAGCAGAAAAGaacctaaaattaattaattgaccaccctcttttctctccaatCCTTACTGGCTCTTTCGACGTGGCTGCCTGTAAACAAATCGCCATCCCGCTCGTGGGGCTCCAAGAAATGCCGACCCCGGCCAGGGCCATGCAAGCCCAGCTCCACCTCCCCGGCGGCCCAAGGTTGAGAGCTTGCGGACCCTCTCCGAGCCGATAGAGCCTTTCTCGCTGTTCTTGTTTGCACAGCAGGGCTAACGCTCGCTTTTTATCAATTGTATTAGTAAGACGGGGACGAgagcagaaaaagaggaaaccatctttcccttctttcctcCCGGCCCAATCCTAGGTCATGATTCTATTGGTGGcgtctttattttctctttcctcgtATATGCCCGGTACGTAGTGTGAAAGTGTGAATTAGGTAGTACAAAAATAGTATGTAGAGTGGAAAGAAAGATAGAAAATGAAATCCCCCCCATTACCTTGTGAAAGCTTGTAAACTTCGAACAACTGAACCTCCGAATTACAAAACGTACATATGCATCATCGGAACGCTATCCTTTTCAGGACACAAGAGCCAaatccttctttctcctACCAGTCATCCAAGCAGGCATTATCCATGAACCGcttcccctctctcctcctctcagGTCTTGCCACgctgtctctctttccaaACCCATGGCCCCTGCTCCCCTCTCTTTCGTGCGTGTTGGAAAGGCTTCTCTTAGCTTTACTCCATTCACGTGCCCTCTTCGGTTCATCCTTGCTGGTGTaaaaccagcagcagcaagggagAAACAACAAGACAAAAGTAgacaaaacaagaagaaaaagaaaagaaaaaaaaaatcgggTCACTTTTGAAAATCCACTGCTTCCCTTTCAAGTGAGCAGTTGAAGTTTCAGATGCGTCGATAAACAGATTGCGGTAGTCGCTCAGTCGGAATCGTCATATACTCGTTCAATGTGCAATAAACCGTAGATGTTGCTTTCTATATatggtcttcttttttttttttcccctcctgcTTTTGGCCTTTTGGGTGAAACCCCTTTGCCAACGGTTTTTGTCTCCGATTCTGCCAATCAAGAATAtccatctctctcctcttcgatTTCACATCCCCCCTTCTAGCAGTGGCATCAGCGCCTTGCAAGGCTCGTCCCACGCTTCACACCTCCTCATTTTCCCAATCCTTCTCCTCAAACATTGGTGGGTTACGAGAGCCATTCACTTCCAGTTTTTCCAAAAACTCCGGTGGAACAGTCGGGATGTATTTACGCTCCCTCTCTCTGTTAACACCTCCGAAGCCAGCTCCATACGATACAAGCATGTCCGTCACCGATGGCAGCGCAAATGGTAGCATATAGGCGGGATTCAGCAACAAACTCTTCGGTGTgctgtcttcatcatctgagTCTGCACCCTTGATGCTACCCGGCGATTTCATTCGAACGCTCTTTGGAGTTTGAGGGCCGTTTCCGTTAAAGTTGGACGTCACAGGCGTGGTTGGGGCGCTCTCTGCACCAGCCGTCTGGCCACTCTGGTGTCGATCCTTCTTGAGTGCCGCCTCCTTCTGAATGGCAATGAGATACTTCATGGCGCTACCAGGCAATCCCTTTTCGCCAACCTCAGGGCGATAATGCGTAGCCGAGTGAATCAGCTGTTGCGGTGTCATTCTTTTCAACTGCTGGAGCGTGCCGACTAGGGCCTCCAAGTCATCAGCGTCAAGTGATGAAAAGCACTGCAACCATTGCAGGAGTTGGATCACGGGGGCAAGATGCCGCTTGGCCGCATCCATAGTTGTTTCGCCCGATGAGTTCATCTCACCGCCCTCATAGTGTTCCGCTTGTCTGTTGTTTGTTCGCGCCCAGTCTTCCACCATTGACACGTTCATGCGGATCTGCATTGCCTTTGTCCTAGCTAGATACTTGCGATTGGATATGACCCTGTTGAACAACTCACACCCAAGCCAGTAGAGCAGCTGAGAGATGATTTGTGCCGTGATAACGGAGTGGATATCGTAGAGATCCAGCACAAAGAGCGTTGATGATAGTAAGGACGTAACATTTCGAGGTGCGGGTTTCGCCCTTTGTTTTGGGGACGGGGGACGGAATCGCTTCTCGAGGGGTTGCTCCTTGACTGTAGACTTTCTTTTGAAAATCTTCCATTCGTTTTGGAATGCAATGTCCTCAAAGCCCGGGATTGTCTCGTGTTCCAGCATGGCAGGGTCAAGCACTTTGTCCAGGCGTCTCTCGGCGTCTCGGACGATGAGCACAAATATCTCGTTGATAAGTTCAGCCAGCTGAGCCTGGAACTCGGTAGTTGCTTCAACTAACCCAGCATCTTTCTTGAGATAATGCAGGAGTAGCGTCGCGTTTGAAATCCAAAAAGCCAGTATAGTCATGTCCCACTGGGACTTTTCAACTACGGCATTGATGCGCTCCATGGCAGATACCAGCAACCTCCTCAACAGGTCTGGGCTAGCATGGTAGTGTGCATATCTGGCACTGAGGAATATCATGTTGGCCGGTACAGGCTTCTGCGACGGCGATCGCTGGGGAGTCATGTTTGTGACAACAATATCCAATAATCGGCCCAATTCATGTTCTTGGAAGACAAACATTTGGTCATGGAGACAGCGGCTCCAGTCAAACTCCTGTTGCTCTTCCTCAAATTCGTCCATgggctaaaaaaaagatcatgTAATGTTAGAGGAAAGTCCAAAGATTGCCAAGGAGTAGTGTCGGATTGTAACTATTCAG
It encodes:
- a CDS encoding uncharacterized protein (EggNog:ENOG41~BUSCO:EOG092D34F6), which codes for MDPGETGSDNGFESKPRAIPDDLPKSLDDRRHAAGEFTMPETEMYDGWQGQSQFLTSPVLAKPLNFENLSLNDPTDQDDFAGSGPKDSDARLMEMLAAQAAHRNEAALEDEDAIINNDKMSESEKKDILQRALTMAASNGDTEKVKKLLEGDAKPFVDVNLPDDDGTPALIYASCFGHEKVVEALIEAGANVNQQDRNQWTPFMWAMTNRHKVISKLLLDKGASSEQKTSSGRTAFDFVPPDSDMSFYLHDNGYNIGSAGIMGDFYNAGFSQDRFEEEMAENEMRRRLMMESARDLEVDLGNVGMDDQPEPMDEFEEEQQEFDWSRCLHDQMFVFQEHELGRLLDIVVTNMTPQRSPSQKPVPANMIFLSARYAHYHASPDLLRRLLVSAMERINAVVEKSQWDMTILAFWISNATLLLHYLKKDAGLVEATTEFQAQLAELINEIFVLIVRDAERRLDKVLDPAMLEHETIPGFEDIAFQNEWKIFKRKSTVKEQPLEKRFRPPSPKQRAKPAPRNVTSLLSSTLFVLDLYDIHSVITAQIISQLLYWLGCELFNRVISNRKYLARTKAMQIRMNVSMVEDWARTNNRQAEHYEGGEMNSSGETTMDAAKRHLAPVIQLLQWLQCFSSLDADDLEALVGTLQQLKRMTPQQLIHSATHYRPEVGEKGLPGSAMKYLIAIQKEAALKKDRHQSGQTAGAESAPTTPVTSNFNGNGPQTPKSVRMKSPGSIKGADSDDEDSTPKSLLLNPAYMLPFALPSVTDMLVSYGAGFGGVNRERERKYIPTVPPEFLEKLEVNGSRNPPMFEEKDWENEEV